The following coding sequences are from one Salmo trutta chromosome 36, fSalTru1.1, whole genome shotgun sequence window:
- the LOC115175656 gene encoding sclerostin domain-containing protein 1 isoform X1 translates to MLLTTSGYQLALFCLLIRSCQAVKNGATETLNAQLLSTVQDTPSSNVSMNQARNGGRRLTSDARKGLSRSVTEQGQAQSQVGCRELRSTKYISDGQCTSLNPVKELVCAGECLPSHLLPNWIGSGPGYTGKFWSRREAQEWRCVIDRTRTQRIRLQCQNGSSRTYKITVVTSCKCKRYSRQNNDSGNGKSEVEVGQAQGQSSTPQGPKRRKGKEGKNGRSGQEDWAEEQPKNY, encoded by the exons ATGCTTCTTACCACGAGTGGGTACCAGCTTGCGCTATTTTGCCTTCTGATAAGAAGCTGTCAAGCTGTCAAGAACGGCGCCACGGAAACGTTAAACGCTCAGTTGTTAAGTACGGTCCAGGATACACCGAGTAGTAATGTATCAATGAATCAAGCACGCAACGGAGGAAGACGTTTGACCAGCGATGCGAGGAAAG GTCTCTCTCGCTCCGTCACAGAGCAGGGCCAGGCACAGAGCCAGGTGGGCTGCAGAGAGCTGCGTTCCACCAAGTACATATCAGACGGCCAGTGCACCAGCCTGAACCCGGTCAAGGAGCTGGTGTGTGCCGGGGAGTGTCTCCCCTCCCACCTACTGCCCAACTGGATTGGCTCCGGCCCTGGCTACACCGGAAAGTTCTGGAGCCGGCGGGAGGCCCAGGAGTGGCGTTGCGTCATCGACCGGACCCGGACCCAGCGCATCAGACTGCAGTGTCAGAACGGAAGCTCCAGGACCTACAAGATCACTGTGGTTACTTCCTGCAAGTGTAAACGCTACTCCAGGCAGAACAATGACTCAGGGAATGGGAAGTCAGAGGTGGAGGTTGGGCAGGCACAGGGGCAGAGCTCCACACCCCAGGGGCccaagaggaggaagggaaaggaAGGGAAGAATGGACGTTCTGGGCAGGAGGACTGGGCTGAAGAACAGCCTAAGAATTACTGA
- the LOC115175656 gene encoding sclerostin domain-containing protein 1 isoform X2 → MLLTTSGYQLALFCLLIRSCQAVKNGATETLNAQLLSTVQDTPSSNVSMNQARNGGRRLTSDARKEQGQAQSQVGCRELRSTKYISDGQCTSLNPVKELVCAGECLPSHLLPNWIGSGPGYTGKFWSRREAQEWRCVIDRTRTQRIRLQCQNGSSRTYKITVVTSCKCKRYSRQNNDSGNGKSEVEVGQAQGQSSTPQGPKRRKGKEGKNGRSGQEDWAEEQPKNY, encoded by the exons ATGCTTCTTACCACGAGTGGGTACCAGCTTGCGCTATTTTGCCTTCTGATAAGAAGCTGTCAAGCTGTCAAGAACGGCGCCACGGAAACGTTAAACGCTCAGTTGTTAAGTACGGTCCAGGATACACCGAGTAGTAATGTATCAATGAATCAAGCACGCAACGGAGGAAGACGTTTGACCAGCGATGCGAGGAAAG AGCAGGGCCAGGCACAGAGCCAGGTGGGCTGCAGAGAGCTGCGTTCCACCAAGTACATATCAGACGGCCAGTGCACCAGCCTGAACCCGGTCAAGGAGCTGGTGTGTGCCGGGGAGTGTCTCCCCTCCCACCTACTGCCCAACTGGATTGGCTCCGGCCCTGGCTACACCGGAAAGTTCTGGAGCCGGCGGGAGGCCCAGGAGTGGCGTTGCGTCATCGACCGGACCCGGACCCAGCGCATCAGACTGCAGTGTCAGAACGGAAGCTCCAGGACCTACAAGATCACTGTGGTTACTTCCTGCAAGTGTAAACGCTACTCCAGGCAGAACAATGACTCAGGGAATGGGAAGTCAGAGGTGGAGGTTGGGCAGGCACAGGGGCAGAGCTCCACACCCCAGGGGCccaagaggaggaagggaaaggaAGGGAAGAATGGACGTTCTGGGCAGGAGGACTGGGCTGAAGAACAGCCTAAGAATTACTGA